Proteins encoded in a region of the Sulfurimonas marina genome:
- a CDS encoding MlaD family protein, producing MRYENMKLSVGIFVLVLVFSLSGFTYFLLDAKGVFEKQYRYYFVTESAAFFTIGMPLKFSGFAIGNIDDIELKDDGDVLIHFAVTNENRKWINRYTHLMLKKPLIGSAHIEVYATSEKEYLEVDSRLPIVITDDINDLVTKFEPVVERLLHIIENIETMTNELSKGDSSFNKTIKNLELFSEKLAKNDALLTTVTGDKKATQAMIDSVNELNQILQNINGATKDLKRDIIEPTSLSIKEFYNILNDVNKKLKTLEPLIQNMGESGSDIKVMRQSIKHTIEKTDALMEKIDTLLQDQSKNEVELP from the coding sequence ATGCGTTATGAAAATATGAAACTCTCTGTCGGTATTTTTGTTCTTGTTCTTGTGTTTAGTTTAAGCGGGTTTACCTACTTTTTACTTGATGCAAAAGGGGTTTTTGAAAAGCAGTATCGATACTATTTCGTCACCGAATCAGCCGCATTTTTTACTATCGGTATGCCTTTAAAATTTTCCGGATTTGCCATAGGTAACATAGACGACATAGAACTAAAAGATGACGGTGACGTACTTATTCACTTTGCCGTGACAAATGAAAACAGAAAGTGGATCAACCGCTACACCCATCTGATGTTAAAAAAGCCCCTTATCGGTTCTGCACATATTGAAGTATACGCTACAAGTGAAAAAGAGTATTTGGAAGTTGATTCGCGTTTACCTATCGTGATAACGGATGATATCAATGACCTTGTAACAAAGTTTGAGCCGGTTGTTGAGAGACTTCTGCATATTATTGAGAATATTGAGACCATGACAAATGAACTCTCTAAAGGGGACTCTTCATTTAACAAAACGATCAAAAACCTTGAACTTTTCAGTGAAAAACTTGCGAAAAATGATGCTCTTTTAACTACTGTGACAGGGGATAAAAAAGCGACACAAGCTATGATCGACTCTGTTAATGAGTTAAATCAGATATTACAAAACATTAACGGGGCAACAAAAGATCTCAAACGTGATATTATCGAGCCCACATCTTTAAGTATTAAAGAGTTTTACAATATTTTGAATGATGTGAATAAAAAACTAAAGACACTTGAGCCGCTTATACAAAATATGGGTGAATCGGGAAGCGATATCAAAGTGATGCGTCAAAGTATAAAACATACTATAGAAAAGACCGATGCACTTATGGAGAAGATAGATACCCTTTTACAAGACCAATCCAAAAATGAGGTGGAGTTACCATGA
- a CDS encoding DUF799 domain-containing protein, producing the protein MISKKSALYIALLTLTFVLGGCTAGPTYVTKGSEFPKMYEEQPRSLLILPPMNASTDAEAKDYYMTTVEIPFAMMGYYTFPVEMVGDVMKQEGVYDTEILYNLPANKFYDYFGADAVLFTKITKWDLSYMVLASTLTVAIEAKIVSTKTSQELWRYTGMVRVDLSGGGDTGGSMAGLLVKVVATAVNSAAADYVTYARQANSRLIYSLPMGPYHEAYMRDQTVKLVDQTPKDQ; encoded by the coding sequence ATGATAAGTAAAAAATCAGCACTATATATAGCACTACTAACACTCACATTTGTTTTAGGCGGTTGTACAGCGGGACCAACCTATGTTACAAAAGGCTCGGAATTTCCTAAAATGTATGAAGAACAACCCCGTTCACTTCTGATACTTCCACCGATGAATGCAAGTACCGATGCCGAAGCAAAAGACTATTATATGACTACTGTTGAGATCCCTTTTGCGATGATGGGTTATTACACTTTCCCTGTTGAAATGGTGGGTGATGTTATGAAGCAAGAGGGTGTATACGACACGGAGATTCTCTATAACCTTCCTGCAAATAAATTTTACGACTATTTCGGTGCAGATGCAGTACTTTTTACCAAGATCACAAAATGGGATCTCTCATACATGGTCTTAGCATCAACACTCACCGTAGCTATAGAAGCAAAAATAGTCTCTACAAAAACTTCGCAGGAGTTATGGAGATATACGGGAATGGTTAGAGTAGATCTTAGCGGCGGCGGTGATACAGGCGGTAGTATGGCGGGATTACTAGTAAAAGTTGTTGCGACTGCCGTAAACAGTGCTGCTGCAGATTATGTTACATATGCACGTCAGGCAAATTCTAGACTAATCTACTCGCTTCCTATGGGTCCATATCATGAAGCATATATGCGAGATCAAACTGTTAAACTGGTTGACCAAACACCAAAAGATCAATAA
- a CDS encoding DUF4810 domain-containing protein — protein MKRLKLLTLSTFALITLAMSGCSTHTPLYNYGEYSENYYSLKKEATQETALEYQKSLEYCIENAKESRSGRVPPGIYANLGYLYLKAGQNKKAIENFTKEKTIYPEATFFMDKMINKVEALEQEDDK, from the coding sequence ATGAAGAGATTGAAATTACTGACACTTTCTACATTTGCCCTTATCACGCTTGCCATGAGTGGCTGTTCAACACATACGCCACTCTATAACTACGGTGAATATAGTGAAAACTACTATTCCCTTAAAAAAGAGGCTACGCAAGAAACAGCTCTTGAGTACCAAAAATCTTTAGAGTACTGTATAGAAAATGCCAAAGAGAGCCGTTCAGGAAGAGTTCCGCCGGGGATATATGCAAACTTAGGATATCTCTATCTCAAAGCGGGACAAAACAAAAAGGCGATAGAAAACTTTACTAAAGAGAAAACTATCTATCCCGAAGCGACATTTTTTATGGACAAAATGATCAATAAAGTAGAGGCACTGGAGCAAGAAGATGATAAGTAA
- a CDS encoding CsgG/HfaB family protein — translation MLLKTTYLTLGLSLLLGGCATMQKTKTHETPQSTQPVVSKSLQVDNMQPKGLKRKVAIGRFTNETKYGQSFFIDKNNDKIGKQAMDILSAKLFQSGKFIMLERADLAKIEKELQIGNSKTLANAADYLILGSITEFGRKEVSDVGIFSRVKKQEAFARVHIRIVDVSTGQIIYSEEGKGTSSAEAGTVMGIGGKAGYNAQLNDLAIDAAISDLTSNIIENMTDKPWRGYILGYENGTLITSGGKSQNIMVGDIFDVYKKGKQVKNPQTNMMITLPGKKLATVSIVATLGDTPESEVSLAEITQGDLSSYISSKDFSNLYIQVGDK, via the coding sequence ATGTTGTTAAAAACTACCTATCTTACACTTGGGTTATCATTGCTGCTCGGCGGTTGTGCAACTATGCAAAAAACGAAAACGCATGAAACACCTCAAAGTACTCAACCAGTTGTTAGTAAGTCGTTACAGGTTGACAATATGCAACCAAAAGGCTTAAAACGTAAAGTTGCGATCGGAAGATTTACAAACGAGACGAAATACGGTCAAAGTTTTTTTATAGATAAAAACAACGATAAGATCGGTAAGCAGGCAATGGATATTCTTTCCGCAAAACTTTTCCAATCCGGCAAGTTTATCATGCTTGAGCGTGCCGATCTTGCAAAAATAGAAAAAGAGTTACAAATCGGTAATTCAAAAACACTTGCCAATGCAGCCGATTATCTCATACTAGGTTCGATCACCGAATTTGGCCGTAAAGAGGTAAGTGACGTGGGTATTTTCAGCCGTGTTAAAAAGCAGGAAGCTTTTGCAAGAGTTCACATTAGAATCGTCGATGTAAGTACGGGACAGATCATATACTCTGAAGAGGGGAAAGGAACCTCATCTGCTGAAGCCGGAACGGTAATGGGTATCGGGGGAAAAGCGGGCTACAACGCACAGCTTAATGACCTTGCCATCGATGCGGCTATCTCTGATCTGACATCAAATATTATTGAAAACATGACCGACAAACCTTGGAGAGGCTATATACTCGGATATGAAAACGGAACCCTTATAACTTCCGGAGGAAAAAGCCAGAACATAATGGTTGGTGATATTTTTGATGTATATAAAAAAGGGAAACAGGTTAAAAATCCTCAAACAAATATGATGATCACTCTTCCAGGGAAAAAGCTGGCAACTGTATCTATCGTTGCTACACTTGGAGATACACCTGAGAGTGAAGTCTCTTTAGCAGAGATTACACAGGGTGATCTCTCTTCATATATTTCAAGTAAAGATTTTTCAAACTTATATATTCAAGTAGGAGATAAATAA
- the cbiB gene encoding adenosylcobinamide-phosphate synthase CbiB: MLFITNIFVALFAYMIDKRFGEFTFIKHPVILMGDLITFFEKKLYSDSILRGFFLVLCVLGVIGFVSYVLEIYLAHFNFYIHFIIDAVIASIFIAHRMLKDSVKEIIFLETIEEKREAVSMLVSRDTKDLSESDIYKAAIETYAENLSDGVIAPLFYLIVFGLPGIIIYKAINTMDSMIGYKNERYEKFGKVAARLDDIANFIPARITALLIVLLYQKKFDLSYLKTAKLHESPNAGYPISAMAQVLDLQLGGDTSYFGKIKKKPFFGDGKSTISKTDLKQMLSLSF, encoded by the coding sequence ATGCTCTTTATCACTAATATATTTGTCGCTCTTTTTGCCTACATGATCGACAAAAGGTTCGGTGAATTCACTTTTATCAAACACCCCGTAATACTTATGGGGGATCTCATCACATTCTTTGAAAAAAAACTCTACAGTGATTCAATCCTTAGAGGCTTTTTCCTTGTACTCTGTGTGTTAGGTGTTATAGGTTTCGTGAGTTATGTGTTAGAGATTTATCTTGCCCATTTCAACTTTTACATACACTTTATTATCGATGCAGTTATCGCTTCAATATTTATAGCCCATAGAATGTTAAAAGACTCCGTAAAAGAGATCATCTTTTTAGAGACTATCGAAGAAAAAAGAGAAGCTGTCTCTATGTTAGTCTCCCGTGATACTAAAGATCTCAGCGAGAGCGATATCTACAAAGCTGCTATTGAGACATACGCGGAGAATCTTAGTGACGGGGTTATCGCACCGCTGTTTTATCTTATAGTTTTCGGACTTCCGGGAATTATCATCTACAAAGCGATCAACACTATGGATTCTATGATAGGATATAAAAATGAGCGTTACGAGAAGTTTGGAAAAGTGGCGGCACGTCTTGATGATATCGCGAACTTTATACCTGCAAGAATCACCGCTCTTTTAATTGTACTGCTATACCAAAAGAAGTTTGATCTCAGCTATCTTAAAACTGCTAAGCTTCATGAGAGCCCAAATGCAGGTTACCCTATATCTGCGATGGCGCAGGTGCTAGACCTGCAACTCGGCGGCGATACATCCTACTTCGGAAAAATCAAAAAAAAGCCGTTTTTCGGAGACGGTAAAAGCACCATCTCAAAAACAGATCTAAAACAAATGTTATCTCTTAGTTTTTAG
- a CDS encoding cobyric acid synthase, translating into MNSLSIFGTSSDAGKSTLSFALTYLLHKRGIKVAPFKAQNVSNNSVVTDIDAGEIAIPQAFAAKAIGLDTKPAMNPILLKSGGKNKAHMIINGKSVSNTDVREYYKNLDKLKPVVKEAYESLKNEYECIVAEGAGSPVELNLMEKDLSNIYVAQEFNTKIILVADIERGGVFASIYGVYNLLPKKLRKNVIGVIVNKFRGDITLFDEGVRIIEEEFKIPVLGLVPYKPFNLGFEDSASLMNYRQNTQDAIIKVAVINLPHISNFTDFEPLVIDPEIELNFISNPAQADSYDLLIVPGSKRVVDDLMWLRQRGFEAILQDKKRKIFAICGGYEMMFENIRDPQQVESKIENILGFGRFKGEVVFQKEKIVKQGCYNLFGVMGSGYEIHNGIAKKNAKRKKNLYGTFIHGIFENDNFRKALFTNIDVTYRGYNFNKYKAKSIDLFAMHVQEHIDLDRIVDALYH; encoded by the coding sequence ATGAACTCCCTTAGTATCTTCGGAACAAGCAGTGATGCTGGCAAATCAACACTAAGCTTTGCCCTTACATATCTGCTGCACAAACGGGGAATCAAAGTAGCTCCCTTTAAAGCCCAAAACGTCTCAAACAATTCAGTTGTGACTGATATTGATGCGGGGGAGATAGCAATCCCTCAGGCCTTTGCCGCAAAAGCGATTGGGCTTGACACAAAACCTGCAATGAATCCAATCCTGCTAAAATCAGGAGGGAAAAACAAAGCCCATATGATCATAAACGGTAAAAGCGTATCAAATACCGATGTACGTGAATACTATAAAAATCTCGACAAATTAAAACCTGTCGTAAAAGAGGCTTACGAGAGCTTAAAAAATGAGTATGAGTGTATCGTTGCCGAGGGTGCGGGAAGTCCCGTTGAGCTTAACCTTATGGAGAAAGATCTCAGCAATATCTACGTAGCCCAGGAGTTTAACACGAAAATTATCCTTGTCGCGGACATTGAGCGCGGGGGTGTATTTGCTTCGATCTACGGAGTTTATAATCTTCTTCCAAAAAAGCTTCGTAAAAATGTGATCGGAGTGATTGTAAATAAATTTCGCGGGGATATTACCCTTTTTGACGAAGGGGTCAGAATCATAGAAGAGGAGTTTAAGATCCCTGTTCTTGGACTTGTTCCCTACAAACCGTTTAACCTCGGTTTTGAAGACTCCGCTTCACTAATGAACTACAGACAAAACACGCAAGATGCGATCATAAAAGTTGCAGTGATAAACCTGCCGCATATCAGTAATTTCACAGATTTTGAACCGCTTGTAATTGACCCAGAAATTGAATTAAACTTCATATCAAATCCTGCTCAGGCAGATAGTTATGATCTCCTTATAGTACCCGGTTCAAAAAGGGTCGTTGATGATCTGATGTGGTTGCGCCAGAGAGGTTTTGAAGCAATTCTTCAAGATAAAAAACGCAAAATCTTCGCTATTTGCGGCGGCTATGAGATGATGTTTGAAAACATACGCGATCCGCAGCAGGTAGAATCGAAGATAGAGAATATCTTAGGTTTTGGACGTTTTAAAGGGGAAGTTGTATTTCAAAAAGAGAAGATCGTAAAACAAGGGTGCTACAACCTTTTTGGGGTAATGGGCAGCGGGTATGAGATCCACAACGGCATTGCCAAGAAAAATGCAAAACGTAAAAAAAATCTCTACGGAACTTTTATACACGGCATTTTTGAAAATGACAATTTTAGAAAAGCACTTTTTACTAACATAGATGTAACATATAGAGGGTACAATTTTAACAAATACAAAGCCAAGTCTATCGATCTCTTTGCAATGCATGTTCAGGAACATATAGACTTAGACAGGATTGTCGATGCTCTTTATCACTAA
- a CDS encoding aminotransferase class I/II-fold pyridoxal phosphate-dependent enzyme — MSHGGDIYKYAKILECSSDEIIDFSSNINCYETENKLTLTNKTITQYADFRYKELKTVISQNYNVKPSQIALYNGATTAIYELFRSIKQKRVFLYAPLYSEYEKAAQKTKKAVFKVSRLGGDMEDEVLEKSIVVFVNPATPDGTYYDEEELEELFSMWIEKECTIIIDESFLEFEALPSIRHKINEYKKLYIIQSFSKFYACAGVRIGAVFSSKKNIKKLEPSIWNISSLDVEFLKQRLNDEEFKTTSKEFHKKQKSELFEILENSGVFEQVFESDANFFLTKSERAAEIFNHLLEEKILTRRCFSFDYLDNTFLRFAVKDSAAHQKLRDALATLPQTVEVQTDELP; from the coding sequence ATGAGCCACGGCGGAGATATCTACAAATACGCAAAAATTTTAGAGTGTTCAAGCGATGAGATAATCGACTTCTCATCAAATATCAACTGTTATGAAACAGAAAACAAGCTAACACTAACAAACAAAACTATTACACAATATGCAGATTTTAGATATAAAGAATTAAAAACAGTAATCTCGCAAAACTACAACGTAAAACCTTCCCAGATAGCTCTCTATAACGGTGCTACGACTGCCATTTATGAGCTGTTTCGCAGCATTAAACAAAAAAGAGTTTTTCTCTATGCACCCCTGTACAGCGAGTATGAGAAAGCTGCCCAAAAAACAAAAAAAGCTGTCTTCAAAGTAAGCCGTTTAGGCGGTGATATGGAAGATGAAGTTTTGGAGAAATCGATTGTCGTCTTTGTAAATCCTGCTACGCCTGATGGAACTTATTATGACGAAGAAGAGCTTGAAGAGCTTTTTTCAATGTGGATAGAAAAAGAGTGTACGATCATCATCGATGAAAGTTTTTTAGAGTTTGAGGCTCTTCCATCTATTCGTCACAAAATCAACGAATATAAAAAACTCTATATCATCCAGTCTTTCTCAAAGTTTTATGCATGTGCAGGAGTGAGAATCGGAGCCGTTTTCTCAAGCAAAAAGAACATTAAAAAACTTGAGCCCAGTATCTGGAACATCTCTTCGCTCGATGTGGAGTTTTTAAAACAGCGTCTGAATGATGAGGAGTTTAAAACTACTTCAAAAGAGTTCCACAAAAAACAAAAAAGCGAACTGTTTGAGATCTTGGAAAACTCTGGAGTGTTTGAGCAGGTGTTTGAGAGCGATGCAAACTTCTTTCTAACAAAATCAGAACGTGCAGCAGAGATCTTCAACCATCTTTTAGAGGAGAAGATCCTAACAAGACGCTGTTTTAGTTTTGATTATCTTGATAACACCTTTTTACGTTTTGCCGTAAAAGATTCAGCTGCACACCAAAAGCTGAGAGATGCACTTGCAACACTTCCTCAAACTGTAGAAGTACAAACAGATGAACTCCCTTAG
- a CDS encoding alpha/beta hydrolase, with translation MRKDLELDNIFIPSKIPSKKLMIVLHGRGDSSEGFEGLPQFLELEDMNYILFDAPFEYYGGFSWYNLPPDQYPGIQYSSELLTKCLDILFEEEFDPTQSYLFGFSQGSLLTFEFGARYNKTLAGYIAISGYIYDVEKLLAEMNTDVRQAKWLCTHGTYDGVLPFEESKNQIEQLIEGGFEIEFRAIEKDHSIHQDEITIVKQLCDKNL, from the coding sequence ATGAGAAAAGATTTAGAACTAGATAACATTTTTATACCCTCCAAAATTCCTTCCAAAAAGCTGATGATAGTATTACACGGCAGAGGGGATTCCTCTGAGGGTTTTGAGGGTTTGCCTCAGTTTTTAGAGCTTGAAGATATGAACTATATCCTCTTTGACGCACCGTTTGAATACTATGGCGGTTTTTCATGGTATAACCTCCCTCCGGATCAATATCCCGGGATCCAGTACTCATCGGAACTTCTGACAAAATGTCTCGATATTTTATTTGAAGAGGAGTTTGATCCTACGCAGAGCTATCTCTTTGGTTTCTCGCAAGGCTCACTCCTTACTTTTGAATTTGGAGCAAGATATAATAAAACACTTGCCGGTTATATCGCTATAAGCGGGTATATTTATGATGTAGAAAAGCTTTTAGCTGAGATGAACACCGATGTGAGACAAGCTAAATGGCTCTGTACACATGGAACATATGATGGAGTCCTACCTTTTGAAGAGAGTAAAAATCAAATAGAACAACTTATAGAAGGCGGATTTGAGATAGAGTTTAGAGCTATTGAGAAAGATCACAGCATTCATCAGGATGAAATAACGATCGTAAAACAACTGTGCGATAAAAATTTATAA
- a CDS encoding protein adenylyltransferase SelO, which yields MKVKTLDELSKLADYSLVDTLTPDPDATHDGVDHYPREVFSGHYVPVKPTPIENPTYIAHSKQFFEELGFDDDLATSEDFMKMFSGDSSGFPEPLKKQGWATGYALSIYGTEYYEQCPFRTGNGYGDGRAVSILEAVINGKRWEMQLKGGGRTPYCRGADGRAVLRSSIREFLAQEHMHALGVPTSRSLTLYTSKTEKVRRPWFRNGSYSRDPEVMIEEDVAITTRVAPSFLRVGQVELFGRRARKKEHTRAMEELEQIVLHVIEREYKDEIEESLPLEQKVVLLAKAFQNRLTSLVADWIRIGYCQGNFNSDNTAVGGFTLDYGPFGFMDMFDPRYQPWTGGGAHFSFLNQPQAAERNFGMFIAALKPLLDADKEAGQQLEMIEKQFPRVMQGKMIKMWGAKLGLEHFDAELFNDLVTLMVESSVDYTIFFRELSNIPEDISTLKKSFYGDANYNEKLLVRWIEWLERWKTLIDVKTVPEREKLSQKMKKVNPKYTLREWFLVPAYQAAQREDYTLMHELLEVMNNPYAELSKEMEEKYYRLKPDELFRVAGISHVSCSS from the coding sequence ATGAAGGTAAAAACACTTGACGAGCTTTCCAAACTTGCTGATTATTCACTTGTAGATACACTTACACCCGATCCGGATGCTACACATGACGGCGTTGATCACTATCCAAGAGAGGTATTTAGCGGGCATTACGTCCCTGTCAAGCCTACACCTATAGAAAATCCTACATACATTGCACATAGCAAGCAGTTTTTTGAAGAGCTTGGTTTTGATGATGATTTGGCTACTTCAGAAGATTTTATGAAGATGTTTTCAGGGGATAGTTCCGGGTTCCCTGAACCACTCAAAAAGCAAGGATGGGCAACGGGTTATGCACTCTCTATCTATGGAACTGAGTATTATGAGCAGTGCCCTTTTAGAACAGGTAACGGCTATGGAGACGGGCGTGCAGTCTCTATTTTAGAAGCTGTTATAAATGGCAAACGCTGGGAGATGCAGCTCAAAGGGGGCGGACGCACACCTTATTGTCGAGGAGCTGACGGTCGTGCGGTACTTCGCTCAAGTATTCGTGAATTTTTGGCACAGGAGCATATGCACGCTTTAGGTGTACCTACATCGAGATCTTTAACTCTTTATACATCCAAAACAGAAAAAGTAAGACGCCCTTGGTTTAGAAATGGTTCATACTCAAGAGATCCTGAGGTGATGATTGAAGAAGATGTTGCAATTACGACACGTGTCGCACCCTCATTTTTAAGAGTGGGGCAGGTAGAACTTTTTGGTCGCCGTGCACGTAAAAAAGAGCATACCAGGGCGATGGAGGAGTTAGAGCAGATCGTTTTACATGTAATTGAGCGTGAGTATAAAGATGAGATTGAAGAAAGTTTGCCGCTTGAGCAAAAAGTGGTGTTACTTGCAAAAGCATTTCAAAACCGTCTGACTTCTTTGGTTGCAGATTGGATCCGTATCGGGTATTGTCAAGGGAATTTTAACAGCGATAATACTGCGGTAGGCGGTTTTACTCTGGATTATGGTCCTTTTGGATTTATGGATATGTTTGACCCCCGCTATCAGCCATGGACGGGCGGGGGTGCACATTTTTCGTTTTTAAATCAGCCCCAGGCTGCCGAGCGTAACTTTGGGATGTTTATAGCAGCACTTAAGCCTTTATTGGATGCAGATAAGGAAGCTGGGCAGCAATTGGAGATGATTGAAAAACAGTTTCCAAGAGTGATGCAGGGAAAAATGATCAAGATGTGGGGAGCAAAACTAGGTTTAGAGCATTTTGATGCTGAGCTGTTTAATGATCTTGTGACATTGATGGTGGAGAGTTCAGTTGACTATACGATCTTTTTTCGTGAACTCTCAAATATTCCTGAAGATATCTCGACTCTCAAAAAAAGCTTTTATGGCGATGCAAACTACAATGAAAAACTTTTAGTGCGATGGATTGAGTGGTTAGAGAGATGGAAAACGCTTATTGATGTAAAAACGGTGCCAGAGCGTGAAAAACTTTCCCAAAAGATGAAAAAAGTTAATCCAAAATACACACTTAGAGAGTGGTTTTTAGTCCCTGCATATCAGGCAGCCCAGAGAGAGGACTATACCCTTATGCACGAACTCCTAGAGGTGATGAACAATCCTTATGCAGAACTCTCAAAAGAGATGGAGGAGAAATACTATAGACTCAAACCTGACGAGTTATTTAGAGTAGCGGGTATTTCGCACGTGAGCTGTTCATCATGA
- a CDS encoding phosphotransferase, with protein MGVNTHIDLTTLNTLFPKYNFTELHPTSDGVIDTTYIITNKQESYILKYFDRDISQQIKQDKQLLSTLHQAGLNVPLYLDEKKGWYLFKRLKGSSPKNIHLFHIQALARFMAKYHSYTKSHHCANSFFAPYNIDEKLYFLKKNFYLHYKKLEPLKRYKPKNEGFIHGDIFTDNTVFKKNKIGVFDFIDGGCGEFLFDIAVALLSFSPKQKPSDLNLFINTYNRFSSNKIKEKELKAMIKTAAQFYALLRLTRNKNTQRANELLKLC; from the coding sequence ATGGGAGTAAACACTCATATAGATTTAACAACCTTAAACACTCTGTTTCCTAAGTACAATTTTACAGAGCTGCACCCAACCTCTGATGGGGTTATAGACACCACTTACATCATAACAAACAAACAAGAGAGTTATATTTTAAAATATTTTGACAGAGATATCTCTCAACAGATCAAGCAAGATAAACAACTGCTTTCAACTCTTCATCAAGCAGGTCTTAATGTTCCTTTATATCTCGATGAGAAAAAAGGCTGGTACCTTTTTAAACGCCTGAAAGGCTCGAGCCCAAAAAACATACACCTTTTTCACATCCAAGCACTTGCCCGTTTTATGGCAAAGTACCATTCATACACAAAAAGCCACCACTGTGCAAACTCTTTTTTTGCCCCATACAACATTGATGAAAAACTTTACTTTCTGAAAAAAAATTTCTATCTCCACTACAAAAAGTTAGAACCGCTTAAACGCTATAAACCAAAAAATGAGGGGTTTATCCACGGAGATATTTTTACAGACAATACAGTTTTTAAAAAAAATAAAATAGGCGTTTTTGACTTTATAGACGGGGGATGCGGAGAGTTTTTATTTGACATTGCCGTGGCATTGCTATCCTTTTCACCAAAACAAAAACCTTCAGATCTCAATCTCTTCATCAACACCTACAACCGTTTTAGCTCGAACAAGATAAAAGAAAAAGAGCTCAAAGCAATGATCAAAACAGCTGCACAGTTTTATGCACTGCTTCGCCTCACACGAAACAAAAACACTCAAAGAGCAAATGAGCTTCTCAAGCTATGCTAA
- the bluB gene encoding 5,6-dimethylbenzimidazole synthase has translation MRFCENDTQKLLEIMKARRDVRGNRFIDKKVEDEKLSLILEAALLAPSVGYSQPWKFIVIEDEQTKDTILENFDGENEKAKTLFASRELYQKLKLEGIKEAPINIAVLYEPNGEDVLGMTSMEQMGEYSVVCAVQNMWLLARSLNIGIGWVSILDENKVLQTLEAPKHAKLIAYLCVGYVDKFYEESELKTLGWEQEKQLTQCVTYRR, from the coding sequence ATGAGATTTTGCGAAAACGACACTCAAAAACTTTTGGAGATTATGAAAGCAAGACGCGATGTTCGAGGCAACCGCTTTATAGACAAAAAAGTGGAGGATGAAAAACTCTCCCTTATTTTGGAAGCTGCCCTTTTGGCACCATCGGTCGGTTATTCACAACCATGGAAGTTTATAGTTATCGAAGATGAGCAGACAAAAGATACGATCTTGGAGAATTTTGACGGGGAAAATGAAAAAGCAAAAACACTGTTTGCCTCACGAGAGCTCTATCAAAAACTAAAACTGGAAGGAATAAAAGAAGCTCCAATCAACATCGCCGTACTTTACGAGCCAAACGGTGAAGATGTGCTTGGGATGACAAGCATGGAGCAGATGGGTGAATACAGTGTAGTGTGTGCAGTACAAAATATGTGGCTGCTTGCAAGAAGCCTAAATATCGGGATCGGATGGGTGAGCATCTTGGATGAAAATAAGGTACTCCAAACACTTGAAGCCCCGAAACATGCAAAACTGATAGCCTACCTTTGTGTCGGCTATGTCGATAAGTTTTACGAAGAGAGTGAATTAAAAACGCTCGGCTGGGAACAAGAAAAACAACTTACACAGTGTGTAACATATAGGAGATAA